The Arachis hypogaea cultivar Tifrunner chromosome 19, arahy.Tifrunner.gnm2.J5K5, whole genome shotgun sequence genome has a window encoding:
- the LOC112776246 gene encoding uncharacterized protein, which produces MTTVSSEFLPHTLPLRTHHKHNLQYSNSNTVVTCTKSLVNEGGNNNPRNNNSNKRHVFYKVSYFETRPSKLAQNYDFKDTHLMKALNRSCKAGKYNESLYFLQHMVSKGYKPDVILCTKLIKGLFNAKKIEKAIKVMEILEKHGDPDVFAYNAVISGLCKADKTDEANKVLDRMKKRGFAPDVVTYNILIGNLCGRGKLDLALKVMDQLLKDNCKPTVITYTILIEATIIDGGIDEAMKLLDEMLSRGLQPDMYTYNAIVRGMCKEGLVDRAFEFVTSISTKGCSPDVISYNLLLRGLLSKGKWESGQRLMADMFVKGCEPNVVTYSTLISYLCREGRTEEAMDVLKVMRVKGLTPDAYSYDPLISAFCKEGRVDLAIEFLDAMMSDGCLPDIISYNSILATLCKNGKADEALNIFEKLAEVGCPPNASSYNTMFCALWSSGDKIRALGMILEMLSNDIDPDGITYNSLISCLCRDGMVDEAIGLLVDMESSNCKPTVVSYNIVLLGLCKVQRVTDAIEVLTTMVDKGCQPNETTYTLLIEGIGFAGWRNDAMELANTLVSIDAISEYSFKRLYKTFPMLDLYKELTLSD; this is translated from the coding sequence ATGACAACAGTTTCAAGTGAGTTTCTGCCACATACCCTCCCATTGAGAACCCATCATAAGCACAATTTGCAGTACTCAAACTCCAACACTGTTGTCACTTGCACAAAATCACTTGTCAATGAAGGTGGTAACAACAATCCAAGGAACAATAACAGCAACAAAAGACATGTTTTCTATAAGGTGTCTTATTTTGAGACAAGGCCGTCAAAACTTGCTCAAAATTATGATTTTAAGGATACCCATCTCATGAAAGCCCTCAACAGATCTTGCAAAGCAGGGAAGTACAATGAATCACTCTATTTCCTTCAGCACATGGTGAGCAAAGGTTATAAGCCAGATGTTATTCTATGCACAAAGCTCATCAAGGGTTTGTTCAATGCCAAGAAGATTGAGAAAGCAATAAAGGTGATGGAGATTCTAGAGAAGCATGGTGACCCTGATGTGTTTGCTTACAATGCAGTGATTAGTGGGTTGTGCAAAGCTGATAAAACTGATGAAGCAAACAAAGTGCTTGATAGAATGAAAAAGAGAGGTTTCGCACCGGATGTTGTTACCTATAACATACTCATTGGGAATCTTTGTGGTAGAGGGAAGCTTGATTTGGCTCTCAAGGTTATGGATCAGCTGTTGAAGGATAATTGTAAGCCAACTGTGATTACATACACAATCTTGATCGAAGCCACTATTATTGATGGCGGCATTGATGAGGCAATGAAGCTTTTGGATGAGATGTTGTCAAGAGGACTTCAACCTGACATGTACACCTACAATGCAATTGTCAGGGGAATGTGTAAAGAAGGATTGGTTGATCGCGCATTCGAGTTTGTTACGAGTATAAGTACTAAGGGTTGTTCCCCAGATGTGATCTCATACAATCTTTTGCTGAGGGGTCTTTTGAGTAAAGGAAAATGGGAGAGTGGACAGAGGTTGATGGCTGATATGTTTGTGAAGGGTTGTGAGCCTAATGTTGTGACTTATAGCACCTTGATTAGCTATCTCTGTCGCGAAGGTAGAACCGAGGAGGCCATGGATGTTTTGAAGGTTATGAGGGTAAAGGGGTTAACCCCTGATGCTTATAGCTATGATCCATTGATTTCGGCCTTCTGCAAAGAAGGAAGAGTGGATTTGGCTATAGAGTTCTTGGATGCCATGATGTCTGATGGCTGCTTGCCGGATATCATCAGCTACAATTCGATATTGGCGACTCTATGCAAGAATGGAAAAGCTGATGAGGCTTTGAACATCTTTGAGAAGCTTGCTGAAGTGGGGTGTCCTCCTAATGCGAGTTCTTACAACACAATGTTCTGTGCCCTGTGGAGTAGTGGCGACAAAATCCGAGCATTGGGGATGATTCTGGAGATGCTAAGCAACGACATTGACCCAGATGGGATCACATACAATTCCCTCATATCTTGCTTGTGCAGGGATGGAATGGTGGATGAGGCCATTGGATTGTTGGTGGACATGGAAAGTAGCAATTGTAAGCCTACTGTTGTGAGTTACAACATTGTTCTTCTTGGTTTGTGCAAAGTTCAGAGAGTCACTGATGCAATTGAGGTGCTTACCACCATGGTTGATAAAGGGTGTCAACCAAATGAAACTACCTACACATTGTTGATTGAGGGTATTGGTTTCGCTGGATGGCGAAATGATGCTATGGAGCTAGCTAATACCCTTGTTAGTATAGATGCAATTTCTGAGTATTCATTCAAACGCTTGTACAAAACCTTTCCCATGCTTGATTTGTACAAAGAGCTTACTTTATCAGATTAA